The sequence below is a genomic window from Zhongshania aliphaticivorans.
TAAGACGGATAGTCATCATCGGTAAGATTATTCACCCACAACGACACCATCAAATCGCCAGTAGTAACAGGAATCTTACTTAGGCTGAGGCGCGCGTTAACGACCGTTCGTGCGTCCATTGAGCTATTCGTGTACAAAAATGGCGTATTAGCAACCACCGAGGGCGACAGCGCAACCTGCTCCCAGGTGTCCTGCCAACTGGCATCAGCAAACACATTGAAATCGCCAATCGCGGTACTCGCAAAGGTATAGTCCACACTGGCGTTGACCTTATTGCTTGGTGAGTTACCTCGTTTAGCTTCCTTTGTGCCATCAATACACTGGTTATTAGCGCAGGTGTCTGGGTACTTTTCAAAATCACCATTGATGTAGGTATGTGCCAAACTCACTATCATATCTTCAATCGGTGCTACAGATACCTCTAACTCGCTACCCCAACGATCTGCCTTACCGGCATTAATGGTCGAGGATGTTACGCCACCACCAGAGCTTTCTAACACGCTCGTTTGCAGGTCGTCGTACTGGTAAGTATAGAGACCAGCGTTCACACGCAAGCGATTATTCCACCAGTCGGACTTAACACCTATTTCCAGCTGTTCAATAATTTCTTCATCAAAACTATTATTAAAAACTTCGCCATTAAAGCCACCCGAGCGGTAGCCGGTTGCATAGCGAATAAAGCTGTTAATATCGTCACTGATATCGTATGCCACAGTTACGTTGTAGCTAAAATTGTAAAAATTCTCATCGCGCGATAGGGCTTGCGCTGGCTTATTACCAAATGGCGTAGCCACCGCACCGAAGTCATAGGCAATTGCCTTTTCCTCCTCGGTATAGCGCATCCCTAGCGTCAAGGCGAGACGATCTTCTAATTGAGCAAAGCGGTAAGTACCTTGCCCATATATGGCCAAGGCCTCGGTTTCCAGTGTATATCGCTGGGCATCGCGCCCCGCGAGTGGCATTGAAAAGGCAGCGCGGCGGTCGTAGTTTGCTTCATCTTCAAACCAGTACAAACCTAGGGCGTAATCAAACTGTTGGGTTGCACCGACAACTTGGAACTCCTGGGAGAGCTGCTCATATTCCGAGAGCGTATCTTGCATGCTGTGACCAGCGCCAAGCTGGTCTACCGCCGTCCAGAGCGCATCTACACCCGGGAATGAAGCACCGCTGCTGCCACCGTAATACTGAAGTAAAACGGCGTGTAAACCGTCGTTATAAACACCAATACCATTGGCATCTAAGCTACTATCGATATCATCGAGATCGCCAGCAACATAGGTTTCGGTCTCGCGTTGCGCAGTGATTGATTTAA
It includes:
- a CDS encoding TonB-dependent receptor — encoded protein: MKRYSSTGDFKLKALPLAVSLMSAPLFVPVASAQVLEEVLVTAERRVESLQDTPIAMTAMTSDNIEKRGISNTDDMFASLPGMGGYSAPGSRGITSLSIRGISGGSPANISLDPAVGMYLDGVYVGKMLGSALDLAQIERIEVLRGPQGTLYGRNATAGAMNIISRKPLGEFAVDVTAGIGNYGQQSLKTNIDFDSIGQIGEGAGKLNAAVSFLSKERDGFYKNYSGGEDFDTIDRQAWRAALRWQPSEALTVDYVYDHSELDEVNTLQKTVGFTEGPTLGGDRLSFLRNTVLPAATGLASAPGADPRISARWLPSIQKTIDAYERILAAGEGRPSGGGVEVTPTTQSEVDGHALTAEWQLGERGALGDVTLKSITAQRETETYVAGDLDDIDSSLDANGIGVYNDGLHAVLLQYYGGSSGASFPGVDALWTAVDQLGAGHSMQDTLSEYEQLSQEFQVVGATQQFDYALGLYWFEDEANYDRRAAFSMPLAGRDAQRYTLETEALAIYGQGTYRFAQLEDRLALTLGMRYTEEEKAIAYDFGAVATPFGNKPAQALSRDENFYNFSYNVTVAYDISDDINSFIRYATGYRSGGFNGEVFNNSFDEEIIEQLEIGVKSDWWNNRLRVNAGLYTYQYDDLQTSVLESSGGGVTSSTINAGKADRWGSELEVSVAPIEDMIVSLAHTYINGDFEKYPDTCANNQCIDGTKEAKRGNSPSNKVNASVDYTFASTAIGDFNVFADASWQDTWEQVALSPSVVANTPFLYTNSSMDARTVVNARLSLSKIPVTTGDLMVSLWVNNLTDDDYPSYGVNFQGLGLISEQYGAPRTFGMDIRYRY